Proteins encoded together in one Impatiens glandulifera chromosome 1, dImpGla2.1, whole genome shotgun sequence window:
- the LOC124921979 gene encoding uncharacterized protein LOC124921979, whose product MSNQQQQQIENHREKAEIYRGDSLCNQKSKELLESIQLPRGLLPLEDIEEVGHNVDTGFVWVKQKRAKEHKFKKIGRLVWYDTEVTAFVEDRRMRRLTGVKSKELLFWVSVNEIRIADPESKKITFGTPTGISRSFPVEAFEEEVVG is encoded by the coding sequence ATGTCGaaccagcagcagcagcagatcGAGAACCACCGCGAGAAAGCGGAGATTTATAGAGGCGATTCCCTGTGCAACCAAAAATCTAAAGAGCTTCTAGAATCGATTCAGCTTCCTAGAGGTCTTTTACCACTGGAAGACATCGAGGAAGTGGGTCACAACGTTGATACAGGGTTCGTGTGGGTGAAGCAAAAACGAGCTAAGGAACACAAATTCAAGAAGATCGGACGCCTCGTTTGGTATGATACAGAGGTCACCGCCTTCGTTGAGGACCGACGCATGCGACGGCTAACCGGTGTCAAGAGCAAGGAATTACTGTTTTGGGTATCGGTCAACGAGATCCGCATCGCTGACCCTGAATCAAAGAAGATTACTTTTGGAACCCCAACTGGAATTTCTCGATCGTTTCCTGTTGAGGCCTTTGAGGAAGAGGTGGTTGGTTGA